The window TTCTACAAGCATTTCCGTCTCTGTTCCATAGCTCATGTCAAACAAGGAGGTTTTCCTATGAGTGTGGACAAAGCAGTTTTGGATAAAGTCTACAATGCCACTGACCATGAAGAGCTCATGCACGCGTATCGCGATTGGGCCCCGGATTATGACCAGAACACGGTTCAGGACTTCGGATACGTCGGATACCGGATCTGCGCGGAGCTCTTTGCCCGGCATCTCGGCGGGGACACTTCCCTGCACATCCTGGATGCCGGTTGCGGTACAGGCCTTGTGGGCCAGGAGCTGTACTCCCTGGGCTATATCAACGTGGAAGGGCTGGACTACTCTGATGAGATGCTTTATGAGGCCGGGCGGAAAGGGGTCTATACCCGCAGGATCAACGCCGATCTGAGCCAGCCCCTGGACATGACAGACAACACCTACGACGGAGTGGTCTGCGCCGGGACGTTCACCTATGCCCATGTCACGGCCGAGGCCTTTTCCGAACTGATCAGGATCACCAAGCCGGGCGGCATCATCTGCTTCACCATTCGGGAAGGGTCATACGAAGACTACGGTTACCGGGAGGAGATGGTCCGCCTGGAGCATGACGGGGCCTGGGAGCTCTTGGAGATGCGGGACGAAGAGTATTACAAGGACAAGGTCTGGGCCAAGATGTGCGTCTACAAGGTACGTGCCTGACGCCCTTTGGCCCGGCACCAGCTGACGGCACCGGCCCCTCCGGGCGAAACACCGCGCAGTGATTCGCCGGGCCGGATGCCGAAATCACGACTGGTCCCGGGAAATCCCTATCCCCGGGAGATTTCCCCTGTCCTCATCATGTCCATAAAGGCATGGACCAATGCCGGATCGAAATGGGTCCCGGCCCCTTGGGCCAGCTCTTCCAGGGCCTGGTCCACGGGCATGGCTTTCCGGTACGGCCGATCATTGGTCATGGCGTCGAAGGAATCGACAACAGCCAGGATGCGGCATTCAATTGGGATATCCTCGCCTGCCAGGCCCAATGGATAGCCCGTCCCGTCCCACCGTTCGTGGTGCTTGAGGATCAAGTCCGCGATCCCGGCCAGATCCTTGGTCGCCAAGGCGATCCGGTAGCCTTTCTCCGGATGCTGGCGCATGATCTTCCATTCCTCCTCGGTCAATGGCCCCGGTTTGAACAGGATATGGTCCGGGATGCCCACCTTGCCCAGATCATGCATCTGGGCCAGCAGGTTCAGGTCCGAGAGCTGGGTGGAGGACAGACCCGATTTCCGGCCAAGCTCCCGGCACAGGTCCTCCAGCCTGTGCACATGGCCGCTGGTCACAAAGTCCCTTTCCTCCAGGGCGGCCATCAAGGCGGTCATGATCTGGCTCTGGGTATTGGTGTTCCGATTGAGCTTGTCCCGGTACATGAGATCATCGGCCTGCTTGTAGACCTGGCTCAGGGCCTGCTCCCGGTCCTGGGCGCAGGCCAGGCCGATGGACAGGCCGAGGGGAACCGTGGGTTGCCATGTCTGATTGTACTCCCCAACCGCCTCTTGAATCCGGTCGATGATCCTGTCTCCGGCCTCCCGGCTCGTGGTGGGCAGCAGGGCCACAAACTCATCCCCTCCCACTCGGGCCACAATGTCGGATGCGCGGAACGAGCCCTGGATTACCTCGGCGCAGGACTTGAGATGCCTGTCTCCGTACTCATGCCCCAGGGAGTCGTTGACCAGCTTCAGCCCGTCCAGGTCCATGCAGATGATGGTGATCGGATACTCTCTGCTTTGTTCCAGACGCTGCAGCTCTGCCTCCAGAAAGGCCCGGTTGTGCAGACCGGTCAGTTGATCGTGGAAGCTGAGGTATTGCAGCTCCTGCTCATATTGCTTCTGCTCCGTTATGTCCGTCCCGCTGCAGACCACATACTCGACTTCACCCTGCTCATTCAGCTTCGGGGTCTTGACGATGGCCAGCAGCCTGCGTTCGCCGTGGGCATTGTACAGCCATTCTTCAGCTGTATACGGCCTTCGGGTGGCGTAGACCTCCAGGTTGCTCCGCCGGCAGACCTCTGTTTCCTCCGGGCTCAAAACCCGGTCTATGGGCTGAAACTCCATCACCGTCTTGTCCAGACCGACAAAATCGGCATGGGCCTGATTCACGGCCCCATAGGTGGCTTCGTCCGGCAGATACCACAGCTGCGTGGGGATGCAGTCCAGGAGGACCGATTTCTCCTCATTCTTTTGGCGCAGGGCCTCCTCCGCCTGTTTATGGGTGGTTATATCCCGGACATACTCGACGATGTACTTCGGCTGGCCGGTCGCATCAAACAGGGGCTGGGCGTAGATCTCCGCCGTTCCACCGGCTGATCCCTGATGATCAAAAGCCATTGTCTTCATCTCCATCCGGTGTGTCTCCAGGGCCCGGGTCGCAGGACAGCAGGAACACAGCTCAGCCCGGTCATGGAACACCTGATAACAGGTCTTCCCCTCCAATGGCCGTTTGAGGTGATACCATTCCTCCATCGTTTGGTTGACCTTTATGATCCGAAAATCGCGGTCCAGCACACAGACCCCGTCCTGAATGGTATCCAGAACCGTATCCAAGAACCGGTAGTTCTCTTCCAACTCCCGTACGACCTTTTTCCGCTCCGTCTCGTCCTGAATCATGGACAG is drawn from Desulfovermiculus halophilus DSM 18834 and contains these coding sequences:
- a CDS encoding class I SAM-dependent DNA methyltransferase gives rise to the protein MSVDKAVLDKVYNATDHEELMHAYRDWAPDYDQNTVQDFGYVGYRICAELFARHLGGDTSLHILDAGCGTGLVGQELYSLGYINVEGLDYSDEMLYEAGRKGVYTRRINADLSQPLDMTDNTYDGVVCAGTFTYAHVTAEAFSELIRITKPGGIICFTIREGSYEDYGYREEMVRLEHDGAWELLEMRDEEYYKDKVWAKMCVYKVRA
- a CDS encoding sensor domain-containing diguanylate cyclase/phosphohydrolase gives rise to the protein MQSSWSGKSTTVYPFARSFEEFQEMFWNAPVGIFRSTPEGRFVSANPAWAEMCGYSSPRELIESVTDIASQIYAGPEERERFKRRLELCGYVVDYEYRLCRPDGSVLWVAENVRAVQDDQGRVCYQGIAIDISRRKLAEDALRSSEERFFKAFRSSPAPQVISEIQTGRFVDVNDRWVEMLGWDREEMIGRNSKEVGIWGDPGERDRIVGTMQSRGYFKDQPIVFRTKQGRMVEALWSAEKIVLDGQELMLSMIQDETERKKVVRELEENYRFLDTVLDTIQDGVCVLDRDFRIIKVNQTMEEWYHLKRPLEGKTCYQVFHDRAELCSCCPATRALETHRMEMKTMAFDHQGSAGGTAEIYAQPLFDATGQPKYIVEYVRDITTHKQAEEALRQKNEEKSVLLDCIPTQLWYLPDEATYGAVNQAHADFVGLDKTVMEFQPIDRVLSPEETEVCRRSNLEVYATRRPYTAEEWLYNAHGERRLLAIVKTPKLNEQGEVEYVVCSGTDITEQKQYEQELQYLSFHDQLTGLHNRAFLEAELQRLEQSREYPITIICMDLDGLKLVNDSLGHEYGDRHLKSCAEVIQGSFRASDIVARVGGDEFVALLPTTSREAGDRIIDRIQEAVGEYNQTWQPTVPLGLSIGLACAQDREQALSQVYKQADDLMYRDKLNRNTNTQSQIMTALMAALEERDFVTSGHVHRLEDLCRELGRKSGLSSTQLSDLNLLAQMHDLGKVGIPDHILFKPGPLTEEEWKIMRQHPEKGYRIALATKDLAGIADLILKHHERWDGTGYPLGLAGEDIPIECRILAVVDSFDAMTNDRPYRKAMPVDQALEELAQGAGTHFDPALVHAFMDMMRTGEISRG